The window TCGATCGGTTGGTATCTGTCTGCCTCGGTTTCACACCGGAGCAGTGTCGCTCGACTACGCCGCGTGCGCGAGCCGTTCTCCCGCCATGCGATACGAGATCGCTTCCGCGAGATGAATACGCCCGACATTGGCCGTGCCGTCCAGATCGGCTAAGGTGCGCGCGACCTTCAAGACACGATGATAGGCGCGGGCTGAAAAGCTAAGCTTCTCGCTCGCGTCGCGAAGCAGCGACGTGCCGCTCTGGTCCAGTGCCGCCACCTCTTCGATCAGCGATGTCGGACACAGCGCATTGGTCGTGATGCCGGACAGCCCCCGCTCCGCATAGCGGTCGGCCTGCACCATCCGGGCACGTGCGACACGTTCCGCCACCACAGCGCTGGTTTCCGCGCGCGAGGGACGGATGAGGTCGCCCGCCGAGACGGCAGGCACCTCGATGCGCAGATCGATCCGGTCGAGCAGCGGGCCGGAAATGCGGGCCTGGTAGTCGGCCTGGCAGCGCGGGCCGCGCGCGCAGCGATGGCCCGGCTCGCCCGCCATGCCGCACCGGCACGGATTCATGGCCGCGATGAGCTGGATGCGCGCGGGATAGCTGACCCGCCCGTTGGCGCGCGCGATGACGCATTCGCCGGACTCGAGCGGCTGGCGCAGGGAATCCAGCGCCTGCGGGTTGAACTCCGGCAGTTCGTCGAGAAACAGCACGCCGTGATGGGCAAGTGACGCCTCGCCGGGCCGCACGCGCAGGCCGCCGCCAACGAGCGCGGCCATGGTTGCGGAATGATGCGGCGCGCGAAACGGCCGTCGGTCGGAGAGCTTTCCACCGGCGATCTCGCCCGCGATCGACGCGATCATCGAGACTTCGAGC is drawn from Mesorhizobium sp. CAU 1732 and contains these coding sequences:
- a CDS encoding YifB family Mg chelatase-like AAA ATPase; its protein translation is MVARVTTIAFEGIEAVPVDVQVMVGPGKIGMQIVGLADKAVAESRERVQAALHASGLSMPPKKVTVNLAPADLPKEGSHYDLPIALGLMAALGAIPGDVLQSYVVLGELALDGTTAPVTGALPAAIGANALGKGLICPHAVGPEAAWAGSDIDIVAPRSLISIANHFRGTQVLSRPEPAVHPVASNLPDLADIKGQESAKRALEVAAAGGHNLLMVGPPGSGKSMLAQRLPSILPKLSPRELLEVSMIASIAGEIAGGKLSDRRPFRAPHHSATMAALVGGGLRVRPGEASLAHHGVLFLDELPEFNPQALDSLRQPLESGECVIARANGRVSYPARIQLIAAMNPCRCGMAGEPGHRCARGPRCQADYQARISGPLLDRIDLRIEVPAVSAGDLIRPSRAETSAVVAERVARARMVQADRYAERGLSGITTNALCPTSLIEEVAALDQSGTSLLRDASEKLSFSARAYHRVLKVARTLADLDGTANVGRIHLAEAISYRMAGERLAHAA